In Anabas testudineus chromosome 12, fAnaTes1.2, whole genome shotgun sequence, one genomic interval encodes:
- the LOC113159453 gene encoding apoptosis-stimulating of p53 protein 1-like isoform X3 produces MEWNEVDLVQEFTVEGQCSKIKVRSCRITWDSLQVPRVELTLSELQEMATRQQQQIEAQQQMLVAKEQRLRYLQQGGRPNQGQTQSEAEKLQRLKERVETQESKLKKIRAMRGQVDYSKLINGNLSAEIDHVSSLFQEKQAELQSAVIRVDQLTQQLEDLRRGRLQLHSVAPPQGAPSGSHGATIGQKGSPLSGPAALELRKLYQELQARNRHNLEQSSKLAQHKELLNKRNAQVTVMDQRIGDLRERLHKKRAELSRMNGGGMSSPQTSSHAGGGVSGRVAAVCPYIQVPAEGRQETGHPLPSDPPPKPTALSHIRSLSGGYIKANEASWPNLSKSVSDWRTNTTEQLPSGYGTYPSATHQAAGQHCATSSLPRSAPGTLGWPRSSAANTTSSSSSSSSSSQQIQQRISVPPNSNQGSATSSQSSTLSPQTERTDPPPAVAVRPYVPDHPSRPQSPRKGPATMNSSSIYSMYLHQPQAKNYGSLSNRTTVKAVYGKPILPTSSSSPSPVPFLSGGGGGRAGGEDVADKEGVKGGGESSDAQIVPPPSVDNIPRPLSPTKLTPVAHSQLRYQSDADLEVLRRRLSNAPRPLKKRSSITEPEGPQGPNIQKLLYQRFNTLAGGMEGVSGSTFYQPECLLSDMDNIHTANGNMEPGDKHVSMAAVEGNSSNLNSDPRRLSPPCAAIETSKETTATEESTNNVSQSTQPSPSPAPDRAEDQNNNNQRGSSPAQSAAGQCSPSPSPPAPPSMPKAKRTNLKKPSSERTGHGLRVKFNPLALLLDASLEGEFDLVQRIIYEVENPSMPNDEGITPLHNAVCAGHHHIVKFLLDFGVNVNAADSDGWTPLHCAASCNSVHLCKMLVESGAAIFATTISDVETAAEKCEEMEEGYTQCSQFLYGVQEKLGVMNKGLVYALWDYTAQQADELSFNEGDALTILRRRDDTETEWWWARLNDREGYVPRNLLGLYPRIKPRQRSLA; encoded by the exons GTTCCCCGTGTGGAGCTGACCCTCTCTGAGCTCCAGGAAATGGCTAcaagacaacagcaacaaatagAGGCTCAGCAGCAGATGTTGGTCGCCAAG gAGCAGAGACTGAGGTATCTTCAGCAGGGAGGCAGACCTAACCAGGGACAGACACAG TCTGAAGCTGAGAAGCTTCAACGGCTAAAAGAGCGAGTGGAGACTCAGGAATcaaagctgaagaagatccGAGCCATGAGAGGACAAGTGGACTACAGTAAACTGATCAATGGAAACCTCT cTGCAGAGATCGACCATGTTAGCAGCCTGTTTCAGGAGAAGCAGGCAGAGCTACAGTCTGCAGTGATCAGAGTTGACCAG TTGACTCAACAGTTGGAAGATCTGAGGAGAGGGCGCCTTCAGTTACACTCAGTTGCACCACCTCAAGGTGCACCTTCTGGGTCCCACGGTGCTACCATTGGCCAGAAAGGATCACCCCTGTCTGGCCCTGCAGCGCTGGAACTGAGGAAACTTTACCAGGAGCTGCAG GCTCGTAATCGCCATAACCTGGAACAAAGCAGCAAGTTGGCCCAGCacaaggagctgctgaacaagaGGAATGCCCAGGTGACGGTGATGGATCAACGCATTGGAGACCTGAGAGAACGACTTCACAAGAAGAGAGCTGAA cTGAGTCGTATGAATGGAGGAGGCATGTCCTCACCTCAAACCTCTTCCCACGCCGGTGGTGGAGTTTCTGGTCGTGTGGCGGCCGTTTGCCCCTATATCCAGGTTCCCGCTGAGGGAAGACAGGAAACAGGGCACCCCCTGCCATCTGATCCACCACCTAAACCCACCGCACTGAGCCACATTCGCTCACTCTCGGGTGGGTACATAAAAG CTAATGAAGCGTCATGGCCTAACCTCAGTAAGAGTGTGTCAGATTGGAGGACCAACACTACAGAACAG CTTCCCTCTGGTTATGGTACCTATCCCAGTGCTACCCACCAGGCTGCAGGACAGCACTGTGCCACCAGCTCCCTGCCCCGTTCTGCCCCTGGCACACTGGGTTGGCCTCGATCCAGTGCTGCTAACACCacatcatcctcttcctcctcctcatcctcttcacAGCAAATACAGCAGCGTATCTCTGTCCCTCCAAATTCAAACCAAg GTTCTGCCACCTCTTCCCAGTCTTCTACGTTGTCCCCACAAACAGAGCGAACAGATCCCCCTCCAGCAGTGGCCGTACGACCTTATGTCCCCGACCATCCCTCCAGACCCCAGTCACCCAGGAAGGGTCCTGCCACTATGAACAGTAGCTCCATCTATAGCATGTACCTCCATCAGCCTCAGGCCAAAAACTATGGATCTCTTAGCAACAGGACCACTGTCAAAGCAG TCTATGGTAAACCCAtcctccccacctcctcctcttctccatccCCCGTCCCTTTCCtctctggaggtggaggaggaagagcaggtGGAGAGGATGTTGCAGATAAAGAAGGGgtaaaaggaggaggagaaagcagTGATGCCCAAATCGTCCCTCCACCCAGTGTGGACAACATCCCTCGTCCTCTTAGTCCCACTAAGCTCACCCCAGTTG CCCACTCACAGCTACGTTATCAGAGTGATGCTGACCTAGAGGTTCTCCGTCGACGCCTCAGCAACGCCCCACGACCCCTGAAAAAACGGAGCTCCATCACAGAACCTGAGGGTCCACAGGGGCCAAACATTCAAAAACTGCTTTATCAGAG GTTCAACACGCTGgcaggagggatggagggagtcTCAG GCAGCACTTTCTACCAGCCTGAATGCCTTTTGAGTGACATGGACAACATCCATACAGCCAATGGGAATATGGAACCTGGTGACAAGCACGTCAGTATGGCAGCTGTAGAGGGCAATAGTTCAAACCTGAACTCTGATCCCCGACGCTTGTCCCCTCCTTGCGCCGCCATCGAAACATCCAAGGagacaacagcaacagaggAATCTACCAATAATGTGTCCCAATCAACACAACCCAGCCCATCCCCTGCACCTGACAGAGCAGAAGACCAGAACAATAACAACCAGAGAGGCTCTAGTCCAGCTCAAAGTGCTGCAGGCCAatgctctccctctccatcaCCCCCTGCACCACCTTCCATGCCTAAG GCTAAGCGAACCAATCTGAAGAAACCTTCATCTGAGCGAACTGGCCACGGTCTGCGAGTCAAGTTTAACCCTCTAGCTCTGCTGCTGGATGCATCGTTAGAGGGAGAATTTGATTTGGTGCAAAGAATTATATATGAG GTGGAAAATCCCAGTATGCCTAATGATGAAGGCATAACTCCTCTCCACAATGCTGTCTGTGCTGGTCATCACCATATCGTCAAATTTCTGCTGGACTTTGGAGTGAACGTCAACGCAGCCGACAGCGATGGGTG GACTCCTCTGCACTGTGCCGCTTCGTGTAACAGCGTCCACCTCTGTAAGATGCTGGTGGAGTCCGGGGCAGCCATTTTCGCCACAACAATAAGTGATGTcgaaacagcagcagaaaaatgtgaagaaatggAGGAGGGCTACACACAGTGTTCTCAGTTTCTCTATG GTGTACAGGAAAAACTGGGCGTGATGAACAAAGGCCTGGTCTATGCTCTGTGGGACTACACGGCCCAGCAGGCTGATGAGCTGTCCTTCAACGAGGGTGATGCCCTCACGATTCTGCGTCGCCGTGACGACACTGAGACAGAGTGGTGGTGGGCCCGACTTAATGACCGGGAAGGCTACGTACCTAGGAACCTGTTGGGG CTGTATCCAAGGATCAAACCCAGACAACGCTCACTGGCATAA